A genomic segment from Oryctolagus cuniculus chromosome 16 unlocalized genomic scaffold, mOryCun1.1 SUPER_16_unloc_1, whole genome shotgun sequence encodes:
- the LOC138843202 gene encoding vomeronasal type-2 receptor 116-like — MVLELYKTPQTPQSVCSQSCGPGFRKVPQEGRPVCCYTCTFCTDRDISNQTDAEQCIPCADHEYPNMERNRCLPKLVTFLAFEESLGMALACMALCFSVLTAAILWVFVKHRDTPIVKANNRTLSYILLITLLLCLLCSLLFLGRPNTATCLLQQISFGLVFTVAVSTVLAKTITVILAFKVTKPGRTIRRLLVSGASNSVIPICFLIQLVLCGIWLGTSPPFIDTDAHSEHGHIILVCNKGSATAFYCILGYLGSLALASFTVAFLARNLPDTFNEAKFLTFSMLVFCSVWVTFLPVYHSTKGKVMVAVEVFSILASSVGLLGCIFLPKCYIILLRPERNSLKGLKKRASSKGF, encoded by the exons aCTCCTCAATCTGTGtgtagccagagctgtggcccaggattcaGGAAAGTgccacaggaaggaagacctgtctgctgCTATACTTGCACTTTTTGCACAGACAGAGACATTTCCAATCAGACAG ATGCAGAGCAGTGCATCCCGTGTGCAgatcacgagtacccaaacaTGGAGAGAAACCGCTGCCTCCCCAAGCTGGTGACCTTCTTAGCGTTTGAGGAAtccctggggatggctctggcctgcatggctctgtgcttctctgtcctcacagctgccatcctctgggtctttgtgaagcaccgagacactcccatcgtcaaggccaataacaggaccctcagctacatcctgctcatcaccctcctcctgtgcctcctctgctccttactcttccttggccgtcccaacacagccacctgccttcTCCAGCAAATATCATTTGgccttgtgttcacagtggctgtttccaccgtgctggccaagaccatcactgtgattctgGCCTTCAAAGTTACAAAACCTGGAAGAACTATCAGGCGATTGCTGGTATCAGGAGCTTCTAACTCTGTCATTCCTATCTGTTTCCTGATCCAACTGGTTCTTTGTGGcatctggcttgggacttctcctccctttattgacacagatgcacactctgagcatggccacatcatcctggtgtgcaacaagggttcagccactgccttctactgtatcctgggctacctgggctccttggccctggccagcttcactgtggctttcctagccaggaacctGCCTGATacattcaatgaagccaagttcctgacgttcagcatgctggtgttctgcagtgtctgggtgaccttcctgcctgtctaccacagtaccaaggggaaggtcatggtggctgtggaggtcttctccatcttggcctccagtgtggggctcctgggctgcatcttcctccccaagtgctacattattctcttaAGACCAGAAAGGAATTCTTTGAAAGGCTTAAAGAAAAGAGCAAGTTCTAAGGGATTCTAA